A part of Methanocalculus alkaliphilus genomic DNA contains:
- the ileS gene encoding isoleucine--tRNA ligase: MEDVTGSYTPHGVEEEARAFWSAEDTYKKVKELRKNGRPFFFVDGPPYTTGYIHLGTAWNKILKDAILRYHRMHGLDVIDRAGYDMHGLPIEVRVENELGFESKKDIETFGIGKFVEKCRDFAVTHKEIMSRQFSDLGVWLDFENPYQTISDDYIEAAWFTLKRVSEEGMLERGYRVVNWCPRCETAIADAEVEYWDETDPSIYVKFPIQGLTDEYLVIWTTTPWTLPANVAVAVSAEAVYARVRAIRDGASDILWIAEELVEGILKAGRYQDYEILGTKTGSDLVGTAYDSPLLDAVPMQASIPHRVVAADFVAMEHSGMVHIAPGHGWDDYVLGMKENLPIVCPVDGTGSFTEEAGAFAGRPVKEPQTNKDIVRALGPALIAEKKLTHRYGHCWRCKAPNIFRATSQWFIRASEAKEKMLTSIRDDVTWYPDWAGSARFHDWIDGVRDWCISRQRYWGIPIPVWVCPSCDEYTVIGRFSELEERSGMAITDPHRPMVDAITIPCTCGGTMRRVEDIFDVWFDSGVASWATLSYPGEKEAFEKLWPADFITEGQDQTRGWFYSQLCLSQIAFGQPAYKKVLMHGFALDAQGKKMSKSFGNVVTPEEVIGKFGVDVLRFYILSASAPWDDLKFNWEGVRTVHRALNILWNVYRFPIPYMRLDGFSPAADADGVYDPSAIAVIASSGAVEDRWLISRMNSLISEFSEAMDEYQIHRATRRLQTFIVDDLSRWYVQLVRQRMWLEEESESKQQAYETMYYVMRSLVRVAAPIIPHLAEKMYRNLKLAGDPESVHMLDWVAPDASLINPDIEGAMRVVQSFDDAIANARQAGKRKLRWPVGEVIIVTESDQVKEAIDSLLTLCKARANCRDITVVSGTWDRILWTAEPQMKKIGPEFGKEGPLLKRAIEEADGTALRAQIQKSGSAMIPIGDREVAITPDHVAFSEKLPENVFSAQMPDATIYIDVTLTDDLEAEGYAREVIRRVQEMRKQMDLAVEETIRATIFIGEPRILGLLEGSGDWIAGEIRASSLLFTREKGDDHGSGGLATEWDIEGIPVRIALIPSDKE, from the coding sequence GTGGAAGACGTCACAGGCAGCTATACCCCGCATGGGGTTGAGGAGGAGGCACGGGCATTCTGGAGTGCTGAGGATACCTACAAAAAAGTAAAGGAACTGAGGAAAAACGGACGCCCATTCTTCTTTGTTGATGGTCCTCCCTATACCACAGGGTACATTCATCTCGGAACCGCTTGGAACAAGATCCTCAAGGATGCCATCCTGCGGTACCACCGGATGCATGGCCTCGATGTCATCGACCGCGCAGGGTATGATATGCATGGCCTCCCGATTGAGGTGCGTGTCGAGAACGAGCTTGGTTTTGAATCCAAAAAAGATATTGAGACCTTCGGGATCGGGAAATTCGTTGAAAAATGCAGGGACTTCGCCGTCACGCATAAAGAGATCATGAGCCGGCAGTTCTCAGATCTCGGGGTCTGGCTTGACTTTGAGAACCCGTATCAGACCATCTCGGATGACTATATTGAGGCTGCCTGGTTTACGCTCAAGCGTGTCAGTGAAGAAGGGATGCTTGAGCGTGGGTACCGTGTCGTCAACTGGTGCCCACGATGCGAGACTGCCATCGCCGATGCGGAGGTTGAGTACTGGGACGAGACCGATCCGTCGATCTATGTGAAGTTCCCGATACAGGGTCTCACCGATGAGTATCTCGTCATCTGGACGACGACACCATGGACACTCCCGGCCAATGTCGCCGTCGCCGTCTCTGCCGAGGCAGTATATGCACGGGTCCGCGCCATACGGGACGGGGCATCCGATATTCTCTGGATTGCCGAGGAGCTTGTCGAAGGTATCCTGAAGGCAGGCAGATACCAGGATTACGAGATACTCGGGACAAAGACGGGGTCTGACCTGGTCGGAACCGCCTATGACTCTCCGCTCCTTGATGCCGTCCCGATGCAGGCCTCGATCCCCCACCGCGTTGTCGCAGCCGATTTTGTTGCGATGGAGCATTCCGGGATGGTCCATATCGCTCCCGGCCATGGATGGGATGACTATGTCCTCGGAATGAAGGAGAATCTTCCGATCGTCTGCCCGGTCGATGGGACAGGGTCATTTACCGAAGAGGCGGGGGCATTTGCCGGCCGCCCGGTCAAGGAGCCCCAGACGAATAAGGATATTGTCAGGGCCCTTGGCCCGGCCCTCATCGCCGAGAAGAAGCTGACCCACCGGTACGGCCACTGCTGGCGGTGCAAGGCTCCAAACATCTTCCGTGCCACCTCACAGTGGTTCATCAGGGCAAGCGAGGCGAAGGAGAAGATGCTCACCTCTATCAGGGATGATGTGACCTGGTATCCTGACTGGGCGGGGAGTGCCCGGTTCCATGACTGGATTGACGGGGTGCGTGACTGGTGTATCTCCCGCCAGAGATACTGGGGGATTCCGATCCCGGTCTGGGTCTGCCCCTCCTGTGATGAATACACGGTCATCGGGAGATTCTCTGAACTTGAGGAGCGTTCAGGGATGGCCATCACCGACCCCCATCGCCCGATGGTCGATGCGATCACCATACCCTGTACCTGCGGGGGAACGATGCGGCGGGTCGAGGATATCTTCGATGTCTGGTTCGATTCAGGAGTGGCATCATGGGCAACACTCAGCTATCCGGGTGAGAAAGAGGCATTTGAGAAACTATGGCCTGCCGACTTCATCACGGAAGGGCAGGATCAGACCAGGGGATGGTTCTATTCGCAACTCTGCCTCTCTCAGATCGCGTTTGGGCAGCCGGCATACAAAAAGGTCCTGATGCACGGATTTGCCCTCGATGCACAGGGGAAGAAGATGTCAAAGAGCTTCGGAAACGTCGTCACTCCCGAAGAGGTCATCGGGAAATTCGGTGTCGATGTTCTGCGGTTCTATATCCTCTCTGCAAGTGCTCCATGGGATGATCTGAAGTTCAACTGGGAGGGTGTCCGGACGGTTCACCGGGCATTGAACATCCTCTGGAATGTCTACCGGTTCCCGATTCCGTATATGCGCCTCGACGGCTTTTCACCGGCGGCTGATGCAGACGGGGTCTATGATCCCTCTGCCATTGCTGTGATTGCGTCCTCGGGTGCGGTTGAGGATCGCTGGCTGATCTCCAGGATGAACTCACTCATCTCCGAATTCAGCGAGGCGATGGATGAGTACCAGATTCACCGGGCAACACGCCGTCTCCAGACCTTCATCGTCGATGATCTCTCCCGCTGGTATGTTCAGCTGGTCCGGCAGAGGATGTGGCTTGAAGAGGAGTCTGAGAGCAAGCAGCAGGCCTATGAGACGATGTACTATGTGATGCGGTCGCTTGTCCGGGTTGCCGCCCCCATCATCCCGCACCTCGCCGAGAAGATGTACAGAAACCTGAAGCTTGCCGGGGATCCGGAGAGTGTGCATATGCTCGACTGGGTGGCACCTGATGCGTCTCTCATCAATCCTGACATCGAAGGGGCGATGCGTGTCGTCCAGTCCTTTGATGATGCGATTGCCAATGCGAGGCAGGCCGGAAAGAGGAAACTCCGCTGGCCGGTCGGGGAGGTTATCATCGTTACAGAGAGTGATCAGGTGAAAGAGGCCATCGACTCTCTCCTCACCCTCTGCAAGGCACGCGCCAACTGCAGGGATATCACCGTCGTCTCCGGAACATGGGATCGGATCCTCTGGACCGCTGAGCCGCAGATGAAGAAGATTGGTCCGGAGTTTGGGAAAGAGGGCCCGCTCCTGAAACGTGCCATTGAGGAGGCTGACGGGACCGCCCTTCGTGCGCAGATACAAAAAAGTGGTTCGGCAATGATCCCAATCGGGGATCGTGAGGTTGCAATAACACCGGATCACGTTGCCTTCAGTGAAAAGCTACCGGAAAATGTATTCTCAGCGCAGATGCCCGATGCGACGATCTACATCGATGTCACCCTCACCGATGATCTCGAGGCGGAAGGATATGCACGCGAGGTGATCCGGCGTGTTCAGGAGATGCGCAAACAGATGGATCTTGCCGTTGAAGAGACGATCAGGGCGACGATCTTCATCGGAGAACCGCGTATTCTCGGGCTCCTTGAAGGGTCCGGGGACTGGATCGCCGGAGAGATCCGGGCATCATCTCTCCTCTTTACCCGGGAGAAGGGTGATGATCATGGATCCGGCGGTCTCGCAACAGAATGGGATATTGAAGGGATACCCGTTCGGATAGCCCTTATTCCCTCAGATAAGGAGTGA
- a CDS encoding tRNA(His) guanylyltransferase Thg1 family protein, which translates to MKDREIFSALRTTAPCFIRLDGRSFRSTARALALTKPFDLRLAEAMEAVASLLLGRSGLSFQFAYTFSDEINLFLRTLPFEGRIEKLDSVAASYAASALTLSLGLEEPVAFDARIIPVSDDIAVEYLIWRQKEAWRNHNNAYCQWALGEEGYSPAEAQERLHRMNTPAMHEMMYSRGINLAETPAWQRRGIIVCRREEEYQGYNPVTGEETVTIRSRIVPDRNPPVFHTEEGRELLSSLLI; encoded by the coding sequence ATGAAGGACCGGGAGATCTTCTCTGCACTTCGGACGACTGCCCCCTGCTTCATCAGGCTGGACGGGCGATCATTTCGCAGTACAGCCCGGGCTTTGGCGCTCACCAAACCGTTTGATCTGAGGCTTGCAGAGGCAATGGAGGCGGTTGCATCGCTCCTTCTTGGAAGGAGCGGCCTCTCATTCCAGTTCGCCTATACCTTCTCCGATGAGATCAATCTCTTTCTCAGAACGCTTCCATTCGAGGGGCGTATCGAGAAGCTCGATTCGGTTGCCGCATCATATGCTGCAAGCGCGCTGACCCTGAGCCTCGGATTAGAAGAGCCGGTCGCATTTGATGCACGCATCATACCGGTATCTGATGATATTGCCGTTGAGTATCTCATCTGGAGACAGAAGGAGGCGTGGAGAAACCACAATAATGCATACTGCCAGTGGGCACTCGGAGAAGAAGGGTACTCACCGGCAGAAGCCCAGGAGAGACTCCACAGGATGAACACACCGGCGATGCATGAGATGATGTATTCGCGGGGGATAAACCTTGCAGAGACACCCGCATGGCAGAGGCGGGGGATCATCGTCTGCAGAAGAGAAGAAGAGTATCAGGGGTATAATCCGGTAACCGGAGAAGAGACGGTGACAATACGATCACGGATCGTCCCGGACAGAAACCCCCCGGTCTTTCATACGGAAGAGGGGAGGGAGCTCCTCTCTTCACTCCTTATCTGA
- a CDS encoding CBS domain-containing protein, with protein sequence MDGSLEIGRVFGIPVRLHFTFLLVIPLFAWIIGSQIGLTVDLIEGLFGIPIDRTIITQEYIPYILGALVALSLFFCVFVHELAHSLIARAKGIKINSITLIIFGGVASMEETLPDPKVELPMALAGPLTSLGLGILSFILVYVVDAVVISAPVAGVLVYGFGYLALLNVLLFGFNLLPAFPMDGGRVLRAWLAKRMPLHQATRIASDIGRGFAILFGIVGLLSFNFLLIIIAFFIYVGAGQESSMVTTNFLLQDVSVGEIMSTDLRVVEPTMPLHEVIRLMYSTKHLGFPVVDRGELIGIIALADIHRTGEIDREAMQVRDVMSRQPVTTLPPTASVTEALKIMAMQNIGRIPVVEDGQLIGIVTRTDILTVLELKEMN encoded by the coding sequence ATGGATGGATCGCTGGAGATAGGAAGGGTTTTTGGCATACCTGTTCGTCTACATTTCACATTTTTACTCGTCATCCCTCTCTTTGCATGGATCATCGGCAGCCAGATCGGCCTGACCGTTGACCTGATCGAAGGTTTATTCGGAATACCGATTGATCGGACGATTATCACACAGGAATATATCCCGTATATCCTGGGTGCACTGGTTGCGCTCTCACTCTTCTTCTGTGTATTTGTCCACGAACTCGCCCATTCCCTTATCGCACGAGCCAAAGGCATCAAAATCAACTCGATCACCCTGATCATCTTCGGCGGTGTCGCCTCGATGGAGGAGACCCTCCCTGATCCGAAGGTTGAGCTCCCGATGGCACTTGCCGGCCCCCTGACGAGCCTTGGCCTTGGGATTCTCAGTTTTATCCTCGTCTATGTCGTCGATGCTGTCGTCATATCTGCGCCGGTCGCCGGGGTCCTCGTCTATGGTTTTGGCTATCTTGCGCTCCTCAATGTCCTCCTCTTCGGGTTCAATCTCCTCCCCGCATTCCCGATGGATGGAGGGCGCGTCCTCCGTGCATGGCTCGCAAAACGGATGCCCCTTCATCAGGCGACCCGGATCGCCTCAGATATCGGACGCGGATTTGCCATCCTTTTTGGTATCGTCGGACTTCTCTCCTTTAATTTCCTCCTGATCATCATCGCCTTCTTCATCTATGTCGGTGCAGGCCAGGAGTCCTCGATGGTGACGACCAACTTCCTCCTCCAGGATGTGAGTGTCGGTGAGATCATGTCCACTGATCTCCGCGTTGTTGAACCAACGATGCCCCTGCATGAGGTGATCAGGCTGATGTACTCGACAAAACACCTCGGTTTTCCTGTTGTTGACAGGGGAGAGCTGATCGGGATCATCGCACTTGCAGACATTCACCGGACCGGGGAGATCGACCGTGAGGCGATGCAGGTCCGCGACGTCATGAGCCGCCAGCCGGTTACGACGCTTCCGCCGACGGCATCCGTCACCGAGGCGCTGAAGATTATGGCGATGCAGAATATCGGCCGGATCCCTGTCGTCGAGGACGGCCAGCTGATAGGTATCGTCACCCGGACCGATATCCTGACTG
- a CDS encoding PRC-barrel domain-containing protein — MKWQITDLFGMSVYTDRAVFIGNVEDVIIDVDNKKMASLAITKINPDIIDLKAFKGVKIPYRLIKEVSDIVLIRHIPGAFKTSAARDQSE, encoded by the coding sequence ATGAAGTGGCAGATTACCGATCTCTTTGGCATGAGCGTCTACACCGACAGAGCAGTCTTCATCGGCAATGTCGAGGATGTCATTATTGATGTCGATAACAAGAAGATGGCATCACTTGCAATCACAAAGATTAATCCCGATATTATCGATCTGAAGGCGTTTAAGGGTGTCAAGATACCATATCGCCTCATAAAGGAAGTATCCGATATTGTTCTGATCCGTCATATTCCTGGGGCATTCAAGACGTCTGCCGCTCGGGACCAGTCTGAATGA